GTCTTTGATGGCTTTTGGCACTAAATAACGTTCGGCAATGTTCACTTTTTCATCTTCGGTATAACCCGGCAGACGTATCACTTCCATACGGTCCAACAATGCTTCAGGAATATTCATGCTGTTTGCGGTACAGATGAACATCACTTCAGACAGGTCAAGATCAAGGTCAAGATAGTGATCGTTGAACTTGTTGTTTTGCGATGGATCAAGTACTTCAAGCAATGCAGAAGCCGGATCGCCTCGGTAATCTTGCGCCATCTTGTCGATTTCATCGAGCAAGAACAATGGGTTTTTCACACCGACTTTAGTCAATGACTGCACGATTTTACCTGGCATCGCACCAATATAGGTACGACGGTGACCACGGATTTCCGCTTCGTCACGCACACCACCGAGGGCCATACGTACAAACTCACGGCCTGTGGCTTTCGCAATCGATGCACCTAAAGAAGTTTTACCTACCCCTGGAGGACCAACCAAGCACAGAATTGGACCACGAAGTTTTTTCACACGTGACTGTACCGCGAGGTATTCAACAATGCGTTCTTTCACTTCATCTAGACCATAGTGGTCGGCATCCAGAATTTCCTGTGCTTTATTCAGGTTGATGCTGACTTTGCTAGCCTTGTTCCATGGGGTATCCAGAATGACTTCCAGATAATTACGCACCACGGCCGCTTCACTTGAAGCCGGTTGCATGGCTTTCAGTTTGCGGAATTCCGCTTCAGCTTTTTTGCGGACATGCTCCGGCAGATCTGCTTCTGCCAGACGGCGTTCAATTTCAGCGACGTCATCTTCTGCACCGCCATTCATATCAGACAGTTCACGCTGAATGACCTTCATCTTTTCATTGAGGAAGTATTCGCGTTGGTTTTTCTCCATCTGACGTTTTACACTTTCATGCAGACTTTGCTCGATTTGTTGCTCTTCTGACTGCTGCAACAAATAAGTCATCAATTCTTGCAAGTGTGCTTCGAATTCGTCATGTTCCAGAAACTTCTGTTTGATATCAATATTTAATGGGACACGAGTAGCAACAAAAAACAGCAGTTGCAAAAGATCATCAATTTTATTTGCCGCAGCGACCAGTTCACGCGCATTACGTAATTTGGCTTCTGCATATTGGGCAAAGAGAACTTTCAGTTCTTGCAGACGTGTGCCGCGAGTGGCTTCATCAAGATGCATACTCATCGGACTTAAGCTGTGCTCTGCCGTCAGGTGCGTATCAGCATCGATAATCTTGTCGAGTTTAGATCGATACAAGCCTTCGATAAGAACCTTAATACAGTTTTCATCATTTTCGTGATTCACAACTTGCACAATCTTCGCGACAGTACCGTATTGATAAAGATTGTCGTGATCAATTTCTTCTGTAAGCGAATCTTTTTGTGCAACTACAAATACTAA
This portion of the Acinetobacter sp. GSS19 genome encodes:
- the lon gene encoding endopeptidase La; protein product: MSELIMNEQTLEPQVPSVLPLLALRDVVVYPHMQIALFVGREKSINAVDVARNSDNLVFVVAQKDSLTEEIDHDNLYQYGTVAKIVQVVNHENDENCIKVLIEGLYRSKLDKIIDADTHLTAEHSLSPMSMHLDEATRGTRLQELKVLFAQYAEAKLRNARELVAAANKIDDLLQLLFFVATRVPLNIDIKQKFLEHDEFEAHLQELMTYLLQQSEEQQIEQSLHESVKRQMEKNQREYFLNEKMKVIQRELSDMNGGAEDDVAEIERRLAEADLPEHVRKKAEAEFRKLKAMQPASSEAAVVRNYLEVILDTPWNKASKVSINLNKAQEILDADHYGLDEVKERIVEYLAVQSRVKKLRGPILCLVGPPGVGKTSLGASIAKATGREFVRMALGGVRDEAEIRGHRRTYIGAMPGKIVQSLTKVGVKNPLFLLDEIDKMAQDYRGDPASALLEVLDPSQNNKFNDHYLDLDLDLSEVMFICTANSMNIPEALLDRMEVIRLPGYTEDEKVNIAERYLVPKAIKDNGLRSKELSVHEEAIRDIVRRYTREAGVRNLEREVSKIARKVVKEAVSSKAKNLHVEVTEATLPDYLGPQKFDYGMVEEEAEVGRVNGLAWTSVGGELLTIEVATMKGKGSFITTGSLGDVMQESIKAAMTVVRTRADSLGIESSVFAETDVHVHLPEGATPKDGPSAGLALTTALVSAFTGIPVRPDIAMTGETSLRGRAMRIGGLKEKLLAAHRGGIKLVFIPQENVRDLAEIPENVKEGLEIKAVRSIDEILPLALISAPKPLAKTPIVKPVEESKVARH